A genomic segment from Hemitrygon akajei chromosome 27, sHemAka1.3, whole genome shotgun sequence encodes:
- the tmdd1 gene encoding transmembrane and death domain protein 1, with translation MSRIADLLTSVECEALYTKLTNPEKDITEELNNMLEENDNLFKTRKRREITDFEDCKGILLSWLRVDGDSMYWDRLSRALRQVGREDVDKEMRKNMNQDKTLEVNKNIEQYGKTLKHAHSSLIVTDDEIKVKDQNREKRSEALKINWDELELIVEMEKLPPYPRKLTDGFKTVLWGVFFGCFSSTILGAITMYFIIKITERDCMEIMRRSSVLQRIRHRRKQVKHEVYSSDDESCV, from the exons ATGAGTCGAATTGCCGACCTGCTGACCTCCGTGGAATGTGAGGCTTTATACACAAAGCTGACAAACCCGGAGAAGGACATTACTGAGGAACTTAACAACATGCTAGAAGAAAATGACAATCTTTTCAAGACCAGAAAACGCAGAGAAATCA CCGACTTCGAAGACTGCAAGGGAATTCTGCTCAGCTGGCTGAGGGTGGATGGTGACAGTATGTACTGGGATCGGCTGTCACGAGCATTGAGGCAAGTTGGTCGGGAAGATGTAGATAAAG aaatgaggaagaacatGAACCAAGACAAAACTCTGGAGGTGAATAAGAACATTGAGCAATACGgtaaaacattgaaacatgccCATTCCTCACTAATTGTGACTGATGATGAAATTAAAGTTAAGGACCAAAACAGAGAAAAACGTAGTGAAG CTCTTAAAATCAACTGGGATGAACTGGAACTCATTGTTGAAATGGAAAAGCTCCCACCTTATCCAAGAAAACTCACAGACGGATTCAAGACAGTACTTTGGGGTGTTTTTTTTGGATGTTTTAGTTCCACAATCTTAGGTGCAATCACTATGTACTTCATCATTAAAATAACAGAGAGAGATTGTATGGAGATAATGCGTCGGTCCAGTGTGCTTCAACGCATCAGGCATCGAAGAAAACAAGTGAAACATGAAGTCTACTCTTCAGATGATGAAAGCTGTGTGTGA